The segment CTGCTGACACGAATGCGGCCCGAACTCGCTCTGTGTTCTTCCCCACAATCTCCGCCCTCAAATAGCCGACGAACAAAATTGCAACGTTGTGATTGGCGAAGACGAAGAGGTGCCATTCATCCGGCCCCGGCTTCCACCAGAACATCGAGCGGTGTCGCGACGCCAGCTCAGAAGCCTTAAGCCTTACTCTCTCGAATTTGTCGCCCAGCGATCGAACAGTGATCGGATAATCCGTGCTCATGTTCAAAGACCCCAGCGGCGGCTGCTCGTTTTAATTATCCTCTGAAACGCGCTGATTATCTAGGGCGACCGACGCACAAACCGCTGTCAAACCGCGTGCGGCAAATGCTAGTTTTCGGATACTCCGGAATCTGTTATGATCGTTGTCATCATGATTGAAAACGCAATCAAGCCAATCGCCGTTTCGCAAGAGATGGCAGCCAAGCTTCTCGACATCGATCGCCGCAAGATTTCCCGAGCGGTGAGAAATGGGGAGCTTACGCCACATCAGAACGGCGCGAGCGTTAGGCTGCTCGTCTCCGACATCGAGGCGTGGATACGCACTTGGCCGCAACCGGCGCCACGGAAGCCGCGCGCACGAAAGGATTTCTGAGATGGTCCGTCCCTTCATTTACAAGAATGCAGAACTCGAAATGGACAGGCTGGGCAAACAGCACGGCTGGGTGCCGACCGCCAAGACGGAAGCCGTCGACCACCACGCGAAGTTCTTCCAGCTCATCGGCAACGAACTGCTGCACACCGAGACGGGCGATACGATCGAAGAATGGGCGGCAAAGCAAAAGACCGAACGACCACATTGGTATCTTCCTGATGAGGTCGTCGACAACGTCGACGTATGCTTCGGCGGCGGACCGAAATCGCGCGTGAATATCGACGCTCGGATGAAGCTCTTCAAGGAAGTCGGCGACGTCAACTACAACAACATGATGGCCCAATGGGGTGCGACCCCGACACGGAACGGCGAGCGACCGTTGCCTGAATCCCGTGAAACCGTCGAGAGAGCCAAACAGGACAAAACCGCGGCAGACAATCCGTGGAGTGCGTCCGGATGGAATATCACTTCCCAAGGCCGCCTCGTAAAAGCGCTCGGTCTTGAAACCGCACAGGGCATTGCGAAGGCGGCCGGCAGTTTTGTCGGCGCAACGCGCCCGGCGCGGTGAAGAGCCGACGCGTTGAGAGATTTGGCTTCGTTCGGGCGAAAGCGGGGGCTTCCCGCCCACTAGCGACAGCCGAATGGCCGTCCCGGTGTCTTCAAGCAGCATCGGGCCGTGCCTCTGGAGCTTTAGTCTCATGCTCGGCACCGTCGTGAAATGGTTCGACGAAAACAGGTTTGGCTTCGCGAAGCCGGACACTTTGCCGTTCGACGTCTTCGTGCACGCGGACTCGATCATTGATCAAGGTCGCCTGCACGTTGGTCAGCGCATCGCGTTCGATTTGGCACCAACGGCCCGAATGGGGTTGAAGCCAAGAGCCGCGCGAGTCTCGATCGTTGGAGCTGCGAGCTTTGACGAACCACCGTCGCGTTCGCGGCAAAAGAATTGATCCGCGCCGAACGGCGGCACGGCTCATCGGACGATCACAACGCAAACTTCCCGGTATGCGGCGCGGTCGATCACGTCACCGGATTGAAGCGATGAGGAGCGCGTCGACCCGGTGCGTCATTCGAATCGATCTCGCCGAACGGCGGCGCGGTCGTGTCTTCAACTCGCGTCGGATGTTCCCGCGAGGTGAGGTTCAGGCCGGCCGCTCATGACCCCGGCCGGTCTCGAAATTAGGAGTGCTCGACATGAGCCATCGTCAGAATCCGCCGCGGCAGGATCGCCGTGGCATCGGCCGCGCGCCCGTTCGCAAATATGCCCCGGCGAGCGTCGGGACGGAAGCGCCGGGGTGCTTCAACCCGACGATGCCGAGGTCGAAGCGTCAACGCGCTGCGCTTCAGGCAGCGGTCTACAACGCCAACAAGAGGACGCCAAATGGCTAAGGTATCGCTCTCCAACTACGGCGGAAACCAATCCGCTGCCCCATCGTCGCTCCCGCCGGATCAGGATGTCGAGCATTCGCCCTATGCTCCGAACCTCTCAGATGCGCACGAACGCGTTTGCAGGAATGGTGTGGCGAGCAACCCGCAGCTTCGCAAGATCGATACGCGCCCCGAAGTGCCACCGGCTTACGGCATGCGCAACCGCAGCGCCGATGCGGCCGTGAAGGTCCCGCCGACAACCGTGCGTCGATAGAATCCAGCTTCAGCGGTCGCTTCTGTAGAGCAACCCGCTGTCGGAAGGGCGCTCGTCCAGTCTGAAGCCGAGCGCCCGACTTGGCCCCAACGAGGAATACCACATGATCAATATCTTCGACCAATCGGGATCGCGAGTGCGGCGGGACGATCAGCTCTCGGAAGAGCTGTTGGCGCTTCCCGAGGAACAGCGAGATCTCGCGACGAAATTTTTGTCGGGAGCCCTCGACTGCGAAGAAATCAGCGACGAGTTGCACCAAGCCGAGCGCGAGCTGCGGCGACTTCAGTCCGTGGAAGATGCGGCGATCGTCGCCGCCGCGAAGGCTGGCCCCGCACAAGAGTTTTACGATGCGCACCGCGCGGTGATCGCGGCGAACTCGTAAGGAAGTCTCCCCATCGTGCCGGCGCCTACATCGCCGACACAACTGGGCGGTCGAGTTTAGTTAGGGACTTCGCTCGGCCGCCCAATCTCTTTCCCAAGGAATGAAACCATGGCTCTCACCGATCTCAATCCCGCAAACGACGGTCATTGGACCGAAGATGGACTCCCCCGTCTCGACGTTGCGCGCGAGCTGAGTGGAAATCCGAAGCTCACGCGCGCCGAGCTGAAGGGGATCACGCGCTCAAACCCGCCGGCGACCAAGCCAAACATTGATCATGCTCGCGCGATCTCCGCCGCGGCGCTGGCAGTGCAGAACCAGTTGCAGAAGGTCGCAGAGTTGAAAGCGAAATACCGGGCAGCAAATGGTTTGCTGGCAGATATCCATGCCGAGATCGCCCGACGTTCGACTCCGCGCTCGATCGACCAAAATATCAGGGACCACTTAGAAGCCACGGCCGCTCACGCCGCAGCCGGCAATGTCGTCGAGCCGGGGGCTCCGGTCTATAGTTCAAAATTGGACGAGGTCTTAAGTCGTGGTGCGCAGCGCGGCAATCGCGACGTTACCGGCAATGTGCGTCGCGTGAGGGGCGTTCGCTGAGATGACGAAGCGAAGTCCCGAGTTTTTCTCTGAGCTTGTCGCTGCAATCGCGGAGACAGGATCAATCGCCGCTGCGGCGAAGGTCTGCCGATGCTCGACATCTGCGGTGTGGAGTTGGCTCGCTTCGTCCGCCAAGGGCGAGGCTGGCTTCGAGGTTGAGTGGATGGGCGAGACCGTGCCCCTGCACGTTGCGGCGAAGCAGGCGACGCGTCTTGTGAGCGCGAACATCCTTGACCGCTTCCGGCATCGTCTTTTGGGAACTGAAGAGGTCTGCCGTTTTCAAGGCAAAACGGTCTACAAGCGCGACCCTGCTCTCGATTTGTATTCAGACCAAGACCTCGAAGACCTCGGCATCACGACGCGCTATCTAAAAGACGCTGACGGAAATTTCGTTGAGGAGCGCCAATTCGTACAGCCTCCGGTCGCGGCCGTCCTCGCCTATCTGGCTGCCGAGTGGCCGAAGACGTGGTCCGCGAGAAGCACAAGCACGGTCGAGATCAAATCGACGGGCGTGCAGGTCATAAAGCACGAGTACGGGCAGGCGAAGCCAAAGGCCTCCGTGCCGGTCGAGATTGTGCAAGAGGCACCCACGCTTGCGCCGCCGTCACCAGTCGAGGTTGTCGCGGATGACGATCTGGCGGATTTGCTCGGCGAGGAGTCCGAACCTGTCGAGCTAGAGCCGATCATGCAGGAAGAGCCGACGCCCGTTGTGGCGGCGGAGCCAGAGCCCGTGCCGTCGACGCCGACGCAAGGATTGACCGAGCTGCAACGTGAGTTGCTGTCGCGTCTCAAGGCCGGACCCGGCGCAACGCGCTCCGCACCTGTGCGACCGACAGGCGGTGCCGCGGACCACCGAGAAGATGGCATCGGTGCCGGGCAGCCGCTCCCGGGCGCGGTGCTGTAATGGATTTTCTCGACGACCTCATGAGCCCCGGCGGTGACGGCCTCGGTGAGGAAGCCAACGCGGCGACCGCGGGTGGTTCGCTAGTCGTCCCGGAGAAAGCGCCGGACGGAAGCTTCTTGATGGTCGAGGAGCAAGCGTTTCTTGCGACTGGCGCGCTCGGCTATCTCGTCATGTTCGCGCAACCCGACGAAGTCACGGGCGAGGACACACTCAGCAACGGGCGCGAGTTCGCCGACGCCGCGGGATGGCTTTCGCTCCCCGACGAACAGGAAGCTCTCGACTGGCTCAACCAGCGCTTGGGCGCGTCCTTCGAGACGTGGCGCCCGCGGCTTGCGGAGGCGTGGGCGTTGGCATTGTCCAACTTGGAATTCACGGCAAAACCAGACCCGGCAACCGTGCCGCGTTGGGCGCGGGCACCTCATTCCACCGGAAAGCTGGGGCGGGGGCATAAATGACCGCCTCGCCAAGACTCAGCGGAGTCCGTCCAGCGGCCGTCAGCCCGACCTTCACCAGAGAGCCGGTACCCCTGAAAATGCACCACGGGCCGCGGCTGCCAGCGTGAAGAGTCCGTTAGCCAAGATTCGATCAACCATGCCCGCGCCAGTTGGCCGAGTGTCCTGTTTTGGCACAGCTAACGGATGCAGCTTGTTACAGCCGATGTATCACTCTGACGCACTTACAGAATCCTGCTTGGCGAGCGCTAAGAAAAGTGACGGCGAACCGAAATTAGGCTATAAGGGGGGCAGCGGTCGCACCATGCGCCGGGCGATATAGGCCCGGGGCGCCAGCTCCAAGAGCGGCAGGTCGAGCAGCATCTCATTCCGAAAACGGAATTCTGGACCCAAACGAAAAACCGCACCCGGCCTGATCTCCGGAATGCGGTTCTCGTGAAGTCTGGAATTTGTGCCACAGCGGCTTTTCGCGAAGCCCGTTGGCGGTGACGCTCAAGACTGGATTGAACGTGCTGCTCTCATACACGAAAAACAGATTCGATTCAACCGAAATGTCATCGTCGCGGATCCAGCGAGGCGATGTTTTCGCGCGTCTTGATGCGTCCCCGTTGTTGCATCCTTCAACCGCTACAGGGGACACTGCTCATGCGTAAAATCCTCCTCAACTCTCACCTCTATGATTGGGGCATCCCGCCGCGTCGCTACGATGTGCCGGCGCCGCTTAAGGCATCGCAGATTGCGAAGCTGGGCGACATGCTCGACAAATGTGCGCGCCTGCCTGACTGGAATCTTGAGCGCCAAGATGCCGAAGTGATGTACCACGCCGCGCTGCGCGATCGGATGTGGCATGCCCTGCGCAAATTCGAAGTCAGCAAGCAGACGCCGCGGCGCAAAGATGACCGGCTCCTGCGAGACGAAATCCGCGATGCGCAATTCGAACTCGATCTAGCCATAACAGCTCGCGAACTCCTCGACGCTCGCGCCGCGCTGGAGCTCGCGCACGGTCGACAAAAAATCGCGACGCGGAAATACTTCGCGGCGCGTCGGCAAGCCGAGGCTGATGAACGCGTCGGCAAGAACCTCGTGACGTTTCGCGGTGTGACGTATCACCGCCCGCGCGATTGAGGAGCTGCACAATGACCCGTCGCAAGAAACTGACCGAGGATGAAGTGGCTAAGGCCGATGCCGCAGCCAACGCCATCGTTGGCTCACCCCTTAATCCGATTGAACCGACGCCGATTAATTGGCCAGTTACAGTTGGCAAAGGCAAGCCGGACAAGAATTCCCAGCTCAACGCTGGCGCAGTCATCCGAGCGTTGGGCCTCGATTGCCATCTCGACGTTTTCCATCAGGAGTACCTCGTCAGCGGTCACGCGCTTTCGCAATTCGGTGGCAAGCTTCAAGACCATGTCGTGCGGAAGCTGGTCGAAGTCGGGTGGCAGAAATTTGGACATGAACTCAGCGAAAAGGCGTATCGCAGCGGCCTTCTCCGGGAGTGCGAAGAAAACCAACTCCATCCGGTGAAGAACTATCTGAAGAACCTGCGTTGGGATGGCACACCGCGGCTCGATATGTGGATAACACGCTATCTTGGCGTGACAGACACGCCGCTTGTGCGAGCGCAAGGCGCGATCGTCCTGATTGCCGCGGTTGCTCGCATCATGAAGCCCGGCACAAAATATGATCACGTGCTCGTGCTCGAAGGTCCGGAAGGCGCGCGCAAGTCGAGCGCGGTGCGAATTCTCGCCAACGGTACCTTTGATGGTGACGAAAACTTTTCGGAATCCAAAATTCTCGGAGAGGACGAGCGCAAGCAACAGGAGCTGACAACAGGGAAATGGTTCTATGAGCTAGCGGAGCTGGCCGGCCTGCGTAAGGCGGATCAGTATGCGTTGAAAAATTTCGTCACCAAGCAGACTGAGCGCGCTCGCCCTGCCTATGCTCACTTTGTCACAGAGCAGCCGCGCACGTGCGTCTTCATCGGCACGTTCAACACCGATGCGACCACCGGCGCGTTGGTCGAATACCTCAATCCCGGGGATCAGCGTAGGTGGTGGCCTGTTCGCGTCGGCGCCGTCGATATCGCGGCGCTTCAGCGCGACCGCGATCAATTGATGGCCGAAGCCGTGGTCGCCTACGATCTCGACATGCCGCTTTATCTCAGCAAGGAACTTGAGGATGAAGCGCGAGGTGAAGCGGCGCGACGTGAGATGGTCGACCCACTCGCCGATACCCTCTCAGGCATGGATGCTGCCGCGCTGAAGATGCTGCATGACAAGGTCGCACCGAATGGGGCGGGGGTCTCGATCGCGGATCACAACGGCGGCAAGCTTCTGACGATCGGCGACGACGCCAAGCCCTCCGCATTCATAACCCAGTCAGAGATTTGGGTATCGGCAAAGTATGTCACTGCGCTCGCGCCTTCCAGCCGCCAGAGCGACGGCAAAGGCATTACAGCGGCTATGCGTAAGCAGGGCTGGGTTCAAGTCAGAGATCGACGGACAGGCTCCGCTGAACGCGGCTACGCGCGCAACCGTGATGATTTGTCAGACTTAGGAGTATGAGATGCGAAGCTGCCCCCTCCCTCGCTTTTCGTACGACGTGCCCGAGTGGCTTTGCAGTCTGTTGGATGACGCCATCTATCAAGCTTACAAGGCTACTGACGGCGCTGATCCAAACTCCGCCGAATTCGAAGATGCCTTTCACGCGTCACTAATCGAGCAAGCGCCGCTGGAGTCCGTGATCGACCATCTCGACGGCGACACGGCTGCCGCGCTCGCTCGGGCGCTCAACCATCGCGTTGCCCGGAGCGCTCGTATGAGTGGCCGCGCGAAGGTCGCCGAAGTCGCGCTGGAGCGCAAGCCATGGGTTCGGTTGCAACGGCCGGAGGATGATCCGGAGTTAGACGCCATCCTGTTCGGCAACGCGTCGCTTTCCAACGCGGTCTGAAGATCATGACATCGAGATCTGCTCACCGGGGACGCGCAGTCCCCGTCAAGTTTTGCGGGCCACCATCCCACACAGGGTCACTCGCGTTAACGTTGACTGTTGGCGTTAACGGTCATCCTCGGCCTCCGCATTAGGCAACAGCGTACGGTGGCTTCTTACGTGGTCCAAGCACCTTCCCGCGGCGCTTGCGCGCCGAGATTTGCTGTGCCCGGGCAAACGCCTTCTCCGCCTTCTTTGTTCGCATCTGCGCGGCTTCAGCCGATCGTGCCAGCGCCGCAGCAATCTCGGACTTCAGTATCCCCGCGTTGATCCCCAACAGCTCCACAAAACGTCGCGACATGCGCCGCTGTGCATCCCGCAGCGCCGGACCGTTACTCAAG is part of the Bradyrhizobium commune genome and harbors:
- a CDS encoding helix-turn-helix domain-containing protein; amino-acid sequence: MIVVIMIENAIKPIAVSQEMAAKLLDIDRRKISRAVRNGELTPHQNGASVRLLVSDIEAWIRTWPQPAPRKPRARKDF
- a CDS encoding cold shock domain-containing protein, whose protein sequence is MLGTVVKWFDENRFGFAKPDTLPFDVFVHADSIIDQGRLHVGQRIAFDLAPTARMGLKPRAARVSIVGAASFDEPPSRSRQKN
- a CDS encoding virulence-associated E family protein; amino-acid sequence: MTRRKKLTEDEVAKADAAANAIVGSPLNPIEPTPINWPVTVGKGKPDKNSQLNAGAVIRALGLDCHLDVFHQEYLVSGHALSQFGGKLQDHVVRKLVEVGWQKFGHELSEKAYRSGLLRECEENQLHPVKNYLKNLRWDGTPRLDMWITRYLGVTDTPLVRAQGAIVLIAAVARIMKPGTKYDHVLVLEGPEGARKSSAVRILANGTFDGDENFSESKILGEDERKQQELTTGKWFYELAELAGLRKADQYALKNFVTKQTERARPAYAHFVTEQPRTCVFIGTFNTDATTGALVEYLNPGDQRRWWPVRVGAVDIAALQRDRDQLMAEAVVAYDLDMPLYLSKELEDEARGEAARREMVDPLADTLSGMDAAALKMLHDKVAPNGAGVSIADHNGGKLLTIGDDAKPSAFITQSEIWVSAKYVTALAPSSRQSDGKGITAAMRKQGWVQVRDRRTGSAERGYARNRDDLSDLGV